A portion of the Bacillus sp. es.034 genome contains these proteins:
- the buk gene encoding butyrate kinase — MEVTTVQENKHRILVINPGSTSTKIGVFDDDRSIFEKTIRHDSEKINEFATIIDQYEFRKNTILQTLDEEGINISKLSAVCGRGGLLRPIEGGTYLVNDDMLKDLKEGFSGQHASNLGGILAFEIASGLNIPSYIVDPVVVDELQPLARVSGFSLIERKSIFHALNQKAVARRVAKQIGKKYEDLNLIITHMGGGITVGAHRNGKVVDVNNGLHGDGPFSPERAGTVPAGDLVDLCFSGDYYRDEIMKKLVGQGGLVGYLDTNDAVKVEKMIENGDEKAKAVYDAMAYQIAKEIGSASAVLNGKVDAIVLTGGLAYGKDFVKAISERINWIADVVIQPGENELQALAEGALRVLRNEEDYKVYPGNVKTEARV, encoded by the coding sequence ATGGAGGTAACAACAGTGCAGGAAAATAAACATCGAATACTTGTCATTAATCCTGGATCGACATCCACCAAAATTGGTGTCTTTGACGATGATCGCTCTATTTTTGAAAAAACGATCCGTCATGATTCAGAAAAGATTAATGAATTTGCAACGATTATCGATCAATATGAATTCAGGAAGAATACCATTCTTCAGACATTGGATGAAGAAGGGATCAATATATCAAAGCTGAGTGCCGTATGCGGTCGCGGGGGACTTCTAAGACCGATAGAAGGCGGAACCTATTTAGTGAATGATGACATGCTGAAGGATCTGAAAGAAGGATTCTCTGGTCAGCATGCATCTAACCTTGGGGGTATCCTGGCATTTGAAATCGCCTCAGGATTAAATATTCCATCTTATATCGTCGATCCCGTTGTCGTGGACGAGCTGCAGCCCCTTGCCCGGGTTTCTGGCTTCTCACTCATTGAAAGAAAGAGTATTTTCCATGCGTTGAATCAGAAAGCAGTCGCAAGAAGAGTAGCGAAACAAATCGGGAAGAAATATGAAGACCTTAATCTGATCATCACTCATATGGGTGGAGGTATCACTGTAGGTGCCCACCGAAATGGGAAAGTCGTAGATGTGAATAATGGCCTCCACGGAGACGGACCATTCAGCCCTGAAAGAGCAGGAACCGTTCCGGCAGGTGATCTGGTTGACCTTTGCTTCTCAGGGGACTATTACCGTGATGAAATCATGAAGAAACTTGTCGGTCAGGGAGGCCTGGTCGGTTATCTTGATACAAATGATGCCGTAAAGGTAGAGAAAATGATCGAAAATGGCGACGAAAAAGCCAAAGCCGTCTATGATGCCATGGCGTATCAAATCGCGAAAGAAATCGGCTCGGCAAGCGCAGTCCTGAATGGTAAAGTAGATGCCATCGTGTTAACTGGGGGACTTGCGTACGGCAAGGATTTTGTCAAAGCGATAAGTGAACGAATCAACTGGATAGCGGATGTCGTTATTCAACCAGGAGAAAATGAACTGCAAGCTCTTGCTGAAGGGGCTTTAAGAGTCTTACGGAATGAAGAAGACTATAAAGTATACCCGGGAAATGTAAAAACAGAAGCGAGAGTATAA
- the lpdA gene encoding dihydrolipoyl dehydrogenase gives MAEEYDLVILGGGTGGYVAAIRASQLGLKTAIVEKGKLGGTCLHKGCIPSKALLRSAEVYATAKHSENFGVKINGVELDFPKVQERKEGIVDQLHKGVQHLMKQGKIDVFEGLGRILGPSIFSPMPGTISVEMNNGEDNAMLIPKNVIVATGSRPRSLPGLDIDGEYVLSSDEALSLEALPKSIIIVGGGVIGIEWASMLSDFDVDVTVVEYADKIVPTEDHEISKEMQRLMKKKGVKIVTSAKVLPESLNKGDGEVTINAEHKGEEKSFTAEKILVSVGRQANVEGIGLENTDIKVEKGFIEVNDFFQTKESHIYAIGDVIGGLQLAHVASHEGITAVEHLANENPHPIDYSLISKCIYSNPEIASVGITEQEAKEKGYNLKVGKFSFRAIGKALVYGESDGFVKIIADKDSEDILGVHMIGPHVTDMISEAGLAKVLDATPWEIAHTIHPHPSLSEAIGEAALAVDGKAIHS, from the coding sequence TTGGCAGAAGAATATGATTTAGTCATTCTCGGTGGAGGTACAGGTGGTTATGTTGCTGCCATCCGTGCTTCTCAACTTGGGTTAAAAACAGCAATCGTTGAAAAAGGAAAGCTAGGAGGGACTTGCCTTCACAAGGGATGTATTCCAAGTAAAGCCCTTCTTCGCAGTGCTGAAGTATATGCCACAGCGAAACACAGTGAAAATTTCGGTGTGAAGATCAATGGAGTGGAACTTGACTTCCCTAAGGTCCAGGAAAGAAAAGAAGGAATCGTCGATCAACTGCATAAAGGCGTTCAACATCTGATGAAACAGGGTAAAATCGATGTCTTCGAAGGACTCGGCCGGATTCTCGGACCATCCATTTTCTCACCAATGCCTGGAACCATTTCCGTGGAAATGAACAACGGCGAAGATAACGCGATGCTGATCCCGAAAAATGTCATCGTGGCAACAGGTTCAAGACCACGTTCACTGCCCGGTCTTGATATTGATGGTGAATATGTTTTATCTTCTGATGAAGCGCTTTCACTTGAAGCGCTTCCGAAATCGATCATCATCGTTGGCGGCGGTGTCATCGGTATCGAATGGGCTTCCATGCTTTCTGATTTTGATGTCGATGTAACCGTAGTTGAATACGCTGATAAAATCGTACCGACGGAAGATCATGAAATCTCAAAAGAAATGCAGCGCCTCATGAAGAAAAAGGGCGTTAAAATCGTGACAAGTGCAAAGGTGCTTCCTGAGTCCTTAAATAAAGGGGACGGTGAAGTGACAATAAACGCGGAGCATAAAGGGGAAGAAAAATCCTTTACAGCCGAGAAGATCCTTGTATCTGTAGGAAGACAAGCAAATGTTGAGGGCATTGGCTTAGAGAACACAGATATTAAGGTGGAAAAGGGCTTTATTGAGGTGAATGATTTCTTCCAAACGAAGGAATCCCATATTTACGCGATCGGCGATGTCATCGGTGGACTTCAACTGGCTCATGTTGCGTCTCATGAAGGAATCACGGCAGTGGAACATTTGGCCAATGAGAACCCTCATCCGATCGACTATTCCCTGATTTCAAAATGCATCTACAGTAATCCTGAGATTGCAAGCGTAGGGATCACAGAGCAGGAAGCGAAAGAAAAGGGATACAATCTGAAGGTCGGTAAATTCAGCTTCAGAGCGATCGGAAAAGCACTTGTATACGGGGAATCGGATGGTTTTGTGAAGATCATAGCAGACAAAGATTCCGAAGACATCCTTGGCGTGCATATGATCGGTCCACATGTAACCGACATGATTTCAGAAGCGGGACTTGCTAAAGTATTGGATGCAACACCGTGGGAAATCGCGCACACCATCCACCCTCACCCTTCCCTGTCGGAAGCAATCGGTGAAGCCGCACTTGCCGTAGATGGAAAGGCAATTCACTCATAA
- a CDS encoding thiamine pyrophosphate-dependent dehydrogenase E1 component subunit alpha, with protein MAENRHEALGLSNEKVLEMYETMLLARKIDERMWLLNRSGKIPFVISCQGQEAAQVGAAFALDREKDYVLPYYRDMGVVLTFGMTAQELMLSGFAKAEDPNSGGRQMPGHFGQKKNNIVTGSSPVTTQVPHAVGIALAGKMEKKDVVTFVTFGEGSSNQGDFHEGANFAGVHKLPVIFMCENNKYAISVPIEKQLACEKVSDRAIGYGMPGITVDGNDPIEVYKAVKEAADRGRRGEGPTLVETVSYRLTPHSSDDDDRSYRSPDEVAKAKTNDPIITFGAYLKETGVMNDDIEKDINDRIMKLVNEATDYAENAPYAEAESAMKYVYAEEK; from the coding sequence ATGGCTGAGAATCGTCATGAAGCGTTAGGACTTTCCAATGAGAAAGTATTAGAAATGTATGAAACCATGCTGCTTGCCAGAAAAATCGATGAGCGCATGTGGTTACTGAACCGTTCTGGTAAAATCCCATTTGTTATTTCATGTCAGGGTCAGGAAGCGGCTCAAGTTGGTGCTGCATTTGCCCTTGACCGTGAAAAGGATTATGTACTGCCGTATTACCGTGACATGGGTGTTGTATTGACATTCGGAATGACGGCCCAGGAATTGATGCTATCAGGTTTTGCAAAAGCAGAAGACCCGAACTCAGGCGGTCGTCAAATGCCTGGTCACTTTGGACAAAAGAAAAATAATATCGTAACGGGTTCATCTCCTGTAACGACGCAAGTGCCACATGCCGTTGGTATTGCTCTTGCCGGCAAAATGGAGAAGAAAGATGTTGTAACGTTTGTCACGTTCGGAGAAGGATCTTCCAACCAGGGAGATTTCCATGAAGGGGCAAACTTTGCAGGTGTACATAAACTTCCTGTTATTTTCATGTGTGAAAACAATAAATATGCGATCTCGGTTCCGATTGAAAAGCAATTGGCTTGTGAGAAAGTATCAGACCGCGCCATCGGGTACGGAATGCCTGGAATCACAGTCGATGGAAATGACCCGATCGAAGTATACAAAGCTGTGAAGGAAGCGGCTGATCGTGGACGTCGCGGAGAAGGACCAACGCTTGTTGAAACGGTTTCTTATCGTTTGACTCCCCACTCCTCTGATGATGATGACAGAAGCTACCGCTCACCTGATGAAGTGGCAAAAGCGAAAACGAACGATCCGATCATCACATTTGGTGCTTATCTGAAAGAGACAGGCGTCATGAATGATGACATTGAGAAGGATATCAATGATCGTATTATGAAGCTTGTAAACGAAGCAACGGATTATGCAGAAAATGCTCCATATGCTGAAGCAGAATCAGCGATGAAGTATGTTTACGCAGAAGAGAAGTAA
- a CDS encoding alpha-ketoacid dehydrogenase subunit beta has protein sequence MPVISYIDAVTMAIREEMERDEKVFVLGEDVGKKGGVFKATHGLYDQFGEDRVIDTPLAESAIAGVGIGAAMYGMRPIAEMQFADFIMPAVNQIISEAAKIRYRSNNDWSCPMVIRAPYGGGVHGALYHSQSVEAVFANQPGLKIVMPSTPYDVKGLLKAAIRDEDPVLFFEHKRAYRLIKGEVPEDDYTLPIGKADVKREGEDITVITYGLCVHFALQAAEKLAQDGIEAHILDLRTIYPLDKEAIIEAASKTGKVLLVTEDNKEGSIMGEVSAIIAENCLFELDAPVKRLAGPDVPAMPYAPTMEKYFMINPDKVEKAMRELAEF, from the coding sequence ATGCCAGTAATTTCATATATTGATGCCGTAACTATGGCAATAAGAGAAGAAATGGAACGTGATGAGAAAGTGTTCGTTCTCGGTGAGGACGTAGGGAAAAAAGGTGGAGTATTTAAAGCGACTCACGGCCTGTATGATCAATTTGGTGAGGACCGTGTCATTGATACGCCACTTGCGGAATCAGCCATTGCCGGAGTTGGGATCGGAGCTGCCATGTATGGTATGAGACCGATCGCAGAAATGCAGTTCGCTGATTTTATCATGCCTGCCGTAAACCAAATCATCTCTGAAGCAGCAAAAATTCGTTATCGTTCCAATAATGATTGGAGCTGTCCGATGGTCATTCGTGCTCCTTACGGTGGTGGAGTGCACGGAGCGCTGTATCACTCGCAATCCGTTGAAGCCGTCTTTGCCAATCAACCCGGATTGAAAATCGTGATGCCTTCGACTCCATATGATGTGAAAGGCTTATTGAAAGCGGCCATCCGCGACGAAGATCCGGTATTATTCTTCGAGCATAAACGAGCTTATCGTCTGATCAAAGGTGAAGTGCCTGAGGATGATTATACGCTGCCGATCGGAAAAGCTGACGTGAAGCGTGAAGGGGAAGATATCACAGTCATCACATACGGCTTATGTGTTCACTTTGCCCTTCAAGCAGCTGAAAAACTGGCCCAGGACGGAATTGAAGCACATATCCTGGATTTACGGACGATTTACCCGTTAGATAAAGAGGCAATCATTGAAGCAGCGTCTAAAACAGGTAAAGTCCTTCTTGTGACAGAAGACAATAAAGAAGGAAGCATCATGGGTGAAGTTTCTGCGATCATCGCTGAAAATTGCTTGTTCGAGCTTGATGCCCCGGTAAAACGCCTTGCAGGTCCTGACGTTCCTGCTATGCCGTATGCACCGACTATGGAAAAATACTTCATGATCAACCCGGACAAAGTAGAAAAAGCAATGCGAGAACTTGCAGAATTTTAA
- a CDS encoding dihydrolipoamide acetyltransferase family protein: MGIENMKMPQLGESVTEGTISKWLVSPGDTVNKYDPIAEVQTDKVNAEVPSSFSGTIKELIAEEGDTLEVGEIICSIEIEGGGATPAEETPKEEPKEEAKGSAPSKPKAPTRDSGNKARYSPAVLKLSQEHDIDLNQVEGTGSGGRITRKDLKKIIESGSIPKAGDAPAPKNEAQAPQQAPVKESAPVQPAKQQAPAANVPIVPGDIEIPVSGIRKAIASNMVRSKHEAPHAWTMMEVDVTNLVDYRNSLKTEFKQREGFNLTFFAFFVKAVAQALKEYPQINSMWAGDKIVQKKDVNLSIAVATDDALYVPVIKNADEKTIKGIAREITELAGKVRSGKLTSQDMQGGTFTVNNTGSFGSVQSMGIINYPQAAILQVESIVKRPVVMNNGMIAVRDMVNLCMSLDHRVLDGLVCGRFLQRVKEILENTSKENTSVY, from the coding sequence TTGGGTATTGAAAATATGAAAATGCCTCAGCTAGGGGAAAGTGTTACAGAAGGTACAATTAGTAAATGGTTGGTGTCACCTGGTGATACCGTTAATAAATACGATCCGATAGCAGAAGTTCAAACAGATAAAGTAAATGCAGAAGTGCCATCTTCCTTCTCGGGTACCATTAAAGAATTAATCGCCGAAGAAGGGGACACTCTTGAAGTCGGGGAAATCATTTGCTCCATCGAAATTGAAGGTGGAGGCGCAACCCCTGCTGAAGAAACTCCGAAAGAAGAGCCTAAAGAGGAAGCGAAAGGGTCGGCACCTTCTAAGCCTAAGGCTCCAACGAGAGACAGCGGAAATAAAGCAAGGTATTCTCCAGCCGTATTAAAGCTGTCCCAAGAGCACGATATTGATTTGAATCAAGTGGAAGGCACCGGAAGCGGCGGCCGGATCACCCGTAAAGATTTAAAGAAGATCATCGAATCAGGCTCAATCCCGAAAGCGGGAGATGCCCCTGCACCTAAGAATGAAGCTCAGGCTCCACAACAAGCGCCGGTAAAAGAATCTGCACCAGTACAACCGGCTAAACAGCAAGCACCTGCAGCGAATGTCCCAATCGTTCCTGGTGATATAGAGATCCCGGTTTCAGGCATCCGCAAAGCGATTGCCTCCAACATGGTACGCAGTAAACATGAAGCGCCTCATGCTTGGACGATGATGGAAGTGGATGTAACCAACCTTGTTGACTACAGAAATTCACTTAAGACAGAATTCAAACAGCGTGAAGGATTCAATCTGACATTCTTCGCATTTTTCGTGAAAGCTGTCGCTCAGGCTCTTAAAGAGTACCCACAAATCAATTCCATGTGGGCTGGAGATAAGATCGTTCAGAAGAAGGACGTCAATCTTTCCATTGCAGTGGCCACAGATGATGCACTTTATGTTCCTGTGATCAAGAATGCTGACGAAAAAACAATCAAAGGAATCGCAAGAGAAATCACCGAGCTTGCAGGAAAAGTCCGCAGTGGTAAATTGACCTCTCAGGATATGCAGGGTGGAACATTTACGGTGAATAATACAGGGTCATTTGGCTCGGTACAATCGATGGGTATCATCAATTATCCACAGGCTGCGATCCTTCAAGTAGAATCGATCGTGAAACGTCCTGTCGTCATGAACAACGGAATGATTGCCGTTCGTGATATGGTGAACCTGTGTATGTCACTCGATCACCGCGTACTTGACGGTTTGGTATGCGGAAGATTCCTACAGCGAGTGAAAGAAATTTTAGAAAACACTTCGAAAGAAAATACATCTGTCTATTAA
- a CDS encoding S8 family serine peptidase has product MSGRKRKARWLSIVLTLVMFVPLMFPFNAGAANTSQAAISKEKPSTSANESAKVSPQSKITTTLQEQFKKKEQVTYLVKFKDKVDTEAVSKKAAETAKKQKLSANNKKLLKRNMVVSELRAKALESQAEVKKYLAKEKKSGAVKEIKDFYVVNGMAVTSTKKVMEKISTFAEVEKILPNETRQIIQPAKAKASSSAVLDKEAPNTPASIEWNIDRVGAPAVWEMGIDGAGTVIASIDTGVQWNHPALKEKYRGYDPQNPDSPDNEFNWFDATAGQSAPYDDQGHGTHTVGTMVGSEPDGSNQIGVAPGAKWIAVKAFTADGGTDVDLLEAGEWILAPKDAEGNPHPEMAPDVVNNSWGGGAGLDEWYRDMVSAWRAAEIFPEFSAGNTTLFNPGGPGSIANPANYPESFATGATDINDQLGSFSLQGPSPYEEIKPEIAAPGVNIRSSVPGGNYEGGWNGTSMAGPHVTAVAALLRQVDASLTVDEIEEILMSTAVPLTDGTFPESPNNGYGHGLVNAFDAVSSVMSGIGKVKGQVSKEGDDTEAPVISHDAPQEAFKEMNLPLQAEASDNVSVTNVTLNYQNQEGGWVEVEASRTSGDYTSGTYEAVIPGEDLTGDQVTYKWVATDFGGNEVESDTYTVNLLPGITVGYEQDFESDPTGWTSYGPGNSWEWGVPASGPGNASSGEKVYATNLDGTYDNSANMSLQMPPIDLPDGESFLQFKQWHELERNYDYGHVFVSTDGEEWTQALRVNGNTDGWVDGEVDLSQYAGQRVYIAFNVTSDGSVTKQGWYLDDVKLSAESNLPAKKMNLGLKSKDEKSSSVSKKPSVNPAKITVKNDVKKDDKTDESGPAPVLLPLQAEVSILETGRSVYTNPANGSYEMTHAAGEFTLQASTYGYRSETQSVTIEADQTSTANFTLEEIPQGNITGTVTNEVTGEPVEGATVLVLEDAVVEPVETNANGEYELEAYEGDYTLKVVAPYYYSKEVSVTVEGGEVTTADVSLEPFIGYPGEIGYDDGTAENARAFYDAGNGWAVKMSLEEGNDTALVTGGLFRFWDTEWPVPGGTEFQVAVYDATGPDGAPGKKIAGPFDGTALRNGEWTHVDLSEHGIMVEGDFYMVYIQSAPNPNAPGLGTDEDGEYAARSWQFVGGAWSQAPEDEGNYMIRATVNYEVTAPVITSPKDGSFTNKDSVTVEGTSAPTTTVHLFNGEEEVATADTGEDGTFSADVSLHEGENVLTAKAATEQGMTGPSDAVTVTLDQVKPELAITSPEDGMKTNREAITVKGTIADENLAWVKVNGEKASVKDGEFSHRILLNEGENVIAVVAKDKAGNKKKQKVTVLAKFGDIEIENLLPAEDKELKKGESVKIEFDSEPGLDATFVIQMPLTNARSQVTNATELPMMETSDGHYEGYYTATSNVKAPGAVIEVKVSDDYGNVTTQRAEGKLYINSKK; this is encoded by the coding sequence ATGTCTGGAAGAAAACGTAAGGCAAGATGGTTATCCATTGTACTCACCTTAGTCATGTTTGTCCCCTTGATGTTTCCATTCAATGCAGGGGCGGCGAATACCTCACAAGCGGCTATATCGAAAGAAAAGCCATCCACATCAGCAAATGAATCAGCAAAAGTAAGTCCACAATCAAAAATCACAACAACATTACAGGAACAATTTAAGAAAAAGGAACAGGTCACATACTTAGTGAAATTCAAGGATAAGGTAGATACGGAAGCTGTATCTAAAAAGGCGGCTGAAACAGCGAAAAAGCAGAAACTGTCTGCTAATAATAAGAAATTATTAAAACGGAATATGGTCGTCTCAGAGCTCCGCGCTAAAGCCCTTGAATCTCAAGCAGAAGTGAAGAAATACTTAGCGAAAGAAAAGAAGTCAGGTGCAGTGAAGGAAATCAAAGACTTCTATGTTGTAAACGGAATGGCCGTTACAAGTACAAAGAAAGTCATGGAGAAGATTTCAACCTTTGCTGAAGTGGAAAAAATCCTGCCAAATGAAACGAGACAAATTATCCAGCCGGCAAAGGCAAAGGCCTCTTCATCCGCAGTGTTGGATAAAGAAGCCCCAAACACCCCGGCATCGATCGAGTGGAACATCGATCGGGTTGGAGCACCGGCGGTCTGGGAAATGGGAATCGATGGAGCAGGAACCGTCATTGCCTCCATTGACACCGGGGTACAGTGGAATCACCCGGCATTAAAAGAAAAATATAGGGGGTATGACCCTCAGAACCCGGATTCACCGGACAACGAATTCAACTGGTTTGATGCAACGGCAGGACAGAGTGCGCCATATGACGATCAGGGTCATGGAACACACACTGTCGGTACAATGGTCGGGTCTGAACCCGATGGCAGCAATCAAATCGGTGTAGCGCCGGGTGCCAAGTGGATCGCGGTCAAAGCGTTCACGGCCGATGGTGGTACCGATGTAGACTTACTGGAAGCGGGAGAATGGATTCTGGCACCTAAAGATGCTGAAGGAAATCCTCATCCTGAAATGGCTCCAGATGTTGTCAATAACTCATGGGGTGGTGGAGCCGGCCTCGATGAATGGTACCGGGATATGGTCAGTGCGTGGAGAGCGGCAGAAATATTCCCTGAGTTCTCTGCAGGAAACACAACGCTATTCAATCCGGGAGGACCAGGATCGATTGCGAATCCGGCTAACTACCCTGAGTCATTCGCAACAGGTGCAACGGATATCAACGATCAATTGGGAAGCTTCTCATTACAGGGACCTTCTCCTTATGAGGAAATCAAGCCTGAGATTGCCGCACCGGGAGTAAATATCCGCTCTTCCGTCCCAGGTGGCAATTATGAAGGAGGCTGGAATGGAACATCGATGGCTGGTCCACACGTAACGGCAGTCGCTGCCCTGTTGCGACAAGTGGATGCAAGCTTAACGGTAGATGAAATCGAAGAAATCCTTATGTCCACCGCTGTCCCTTTAACAGACGGAACATTCCCGGAATCTCCAAATAACGGGTATGGACACGGCTTGGTCAATGCGTTTGATGCAGTATCCTCCGTTATGAGCGGAATCGGTAAAGTAAAAGGACAGGTTTCAAAAGAAGGCGATGACACGGAAGCTCCTGTCATCAGTCATGACGCACCACAAGAAGCATTCAAAGAAATGAATCTGCCATTACAGGCAGAAGCAAGTGATAATGTCAGCGTGACGAATGTAACACTGAATTATCAAAATCAGGAAGGTGGATGGGTAGAAGTTGAAGCAAGCAGAACTTCAGGCGACTACACATCAGGAACGTATGAGGCGGTCATCCCGGGTGAGGATCTCACAGGAGATCAGGTCACGTACAAGTGGGTTGCGACGGACTTCGGTGGAAATGAAGTCGAATCTGATACGTACACTGTAAACTTGCTACCGGGTATCACAGTTGGATATGAGCAGGACTTCGAATCAGACCCGACTGGTTGGACATCGTACGGTCCAGGGAACAGCTGGGAATGGGGCGTACCGGCGAGTGGTCCGGGAAATGCTTCTTCAGGAGAAAAAGTATATGCCACCAACTTAGACGGAACGTATGACAATAGTGCGAATATGTCACTTCAGATGCCTCCGATCGATTTACCTGATGGAGAGAGCTTCTTACAATTTAAACAGTGGCATGAACTGGAACGCAACTATGACTACGGTCATGTGTTTGTATCCACTGATGGAGAAGAGTGGACGCAGGCACTGCGCGTGAATGGAAATACCGACGGATGGGTAGACGGTGAAGTGGATTTGAGTCAGTATGCAGGTCAACGTGTATACATTGCGTTCAACGTTACCTCCGATGGAAGTGTCACGAAACAAGGCTGGTACCTTGATGATGTGAAGCTTAGCGCGGAATCAAATCTTCCAGCCAAGAAAATGAATCTTGGTCTGAAATCGAAGGATGAAAAATCATCATCTGTATCGAAAAAGCCAAGTGTAAATCCAGCCAAGATTACAGTGAAAAATGACGTAAAGAAAGATGATAAGACGGATGAATCAGGTCCGGCCCCTGTCCTTCTTCCGCTGCAAGCAGAGGTAAGTATATTGGAAACGGGTCGTTCCGTTTATACAAATCCTGCAAATGGATCATACGAAATGACTCATGCAGCAGGTGAATTCACATTGCAGGCATCCACATACGGCTACAGATCCGAAACACAAAGTGTGACGATTGAAGCCGATCAAACATCTACTGCCAACTTCACCCTTGAAGAAATCCCTCAAGGGAATATTACCGGAACCGTCACGAACGAAGTAACGGGAGAACCGGTTGAAGGAGCAACGGTCCTTGTTCTTGAAGATGCCGTAGTAGAGCCGGTTGAAACAAATGCAAATGGAGAATATGAATTAGAAGCATACGAAGGGGATTACACCCTGAAAGTGGTTGCGCCTTACTACTATAGTAAGGAAGTGAGCGTCACTGTTGAAGGCGGGGAAGTCACAACCGCCGATGTATCTTTAGAACCGTTCATCGGGTATCCAGGTGAGATCGGGTACGATGATGGAACAGCAGAAAATGCACGGGCATTCTATGATGCTGGAAACGGCTGGGCCGTCAAGATGTCCCTTGAAGAAGGAAATGATACGGCACTTGTGACAGGCGGACTATTCCGCTTCTGGGATACTGAATGGCCTGTACCAGGAGGGACAGAGTTCCAGGTTGCCGTCTATGATGCAACTGGACCTGACGGGGCACCTGGTAAGAAAATCGCCGGTCCATTCGATGGAACCGCGTTGCGTAACGGTGAATGGACGCATGTGGACCTTAGTGAGCACGGCATCATGGTCGAAGGAGACTTCTATATGGTGTACATTCAGTCTGCACCGAATCCGAATGCACCTGGACTTGGTACAGATGAAGATGGCGAATATGCTGCAAGAAGCTGGCAGTTCGTTGGAGGAGCCTGGTCGCAGGCACCGGAAGATGAGGGGAACTACATGATTCGCGCAACAGTGAATTACGAAGTGACGGCACCGGTCATTACTTCACCGAAGGATGGATCTTTCACTAATAAGGATTCCGTTACGGTTGAAGGGACTTCTGCCCCGACTACGACCGTTCATCTCTTTAATGGAGAAGAAGAAGTAGCGACAGCAGACACCGGTGAGGATGGAACATTCTCTGCTGATGTTTCCCTGCATGAGGGTGAGAATGTATTAACCGCCAAGGCAGCGACGGAACAGGGCATGACGGGGCCATCGGATGCTGTGACGGTGACACTTGATCAAGTGAAGCCGGAACTTGCCATCACCTCACCGGAGGATGGTATGAAAACGAATCGTGAAGCGATCACGGTTAAAGGAACCATCGCGGATGAAAATCTTGCATGGGTGAAAGTGAATGGTGAGAAAGCTTCTGTCAAAGACGGAGAGTTCAGTCATCGAATCCTGCTGAATGAAGGGGAAAATGTCATTGCGGTAGTCGCGAAAGATAAAGCAGGAAATAAAAAGAAACAAAAAGTGACGGTACTAGCGAAATTTGGTGACATTGAGATCGAGAATCTTCTTCCTGCAGAAGATAAAGAACTGAAGAAGGGTGAATCCGTCAAGATCGAATTTGACAGTGAGCCTGGATTGGACGCGACATTTGTCATTCAAATGCCTCTGACAAATGCAAGGTCCCAAGTCACAAACGCCACTGAACTCCCAATGATGGAAACATCAGATGGTCATTATGAAGGGTACTATACGGCTACTTCGAATGTGAAGGCGCCGGGAGCCGTGATTGAAGTGAAAGTTTCCGATGATTATGGGAATGTCACGACTCAGCGTGCTGAAGGTAAATTATATATCAATTCAAAAAAATAA